In Solanum stenotomum isolate F172 chromosome 6, ASM1918654v1, whole genome shotgun sequence, one DNA window encodes the following:
- the LOC125868710 gene encoding uncharacterized protein LOC125868710 has translation MSNSDREWMYARILEDGFINPKFIDGVENFVAFAKEHPQCMDGEKLRCPCNHRKCRNKNILDEFTIMTHLGTYGFVPDYYRWYHHGESYISNPNVLNDHQEETSSETVNPQSHNAFRSMVFDVAGPSYNGNVEEDPNPTTQHIYDMLKASEQEIWMGNPHGHTQLSVVARLLNLKAEHHFSERLYDELCQFISELMPSDNKMIDNFYGTKKLMRGLGLPVEKIDCCKNGCMLYWREDSELINCKFCSHPRFKRSKHQRSKKKTNISYKKMYYFPLTPRLQRLYASNATTKHMRWHSEHERDGVMRHPSDSPAWKHFDQTYPHFASEVRNVRLGLSTDGFQPFGQSGQQYSSWPVIVTPYNLPPWMCMKDEYMFLSVIVPGPKNPKQKIDVFLQPLIEELKELWEVGVQTYDVSSKNNFQMQVALMWTISDFLAYSMLSGWSTAGKLACPYCMKDSDAFSLSNGRKVSWFDNHRKFLPPDHPWRKNKRWFKKGQIVQKVASTEQSGLQILREIEDLGLMKVTELCSDKVNARISKSSLCGWKKRSIFWDLPYWKTNLIRHNLDVMHIEKNVFDNIFNTIMNVKGKTKDNAKSREDLKELCNRPELHQDETTKKYPKACYMLDDNAKKVLCK, from the coding sequence ATGAGTAACTCTGATCGTGAGTGGATGTATGCTAGAATACTGGAAGATGGATTCATAAATCCAAAGTTTATTGATGGAGTTGAGAACTTTGTtgcatttgcaaaagaacatCCACAGTGCATGGATGGTGAGAAGTTAAGATGTCCTTGTAATCATCGTAAGTgtcgaaataaaaatattttggatgAGTTTACAATTATGACACATCTTGGAACTTATGGCTTTGTACCGGATTATTACCGTTGGTATCACCATGGAGAAAGTTATATTTCAAATCCAAATGTGCTTAATGATCATCAAGAAGAAACTTCTAGTGAAACCGTGAATCCTCAATCCCATAATGCATTCCGGTCAATGGTTTTTGATGTTGCTGGGCCTTCTTATAATGGTAACGTGGAAGAGGACCCAAATCCAACAACACAACATATTTATGATATGCTCAAAGCATCGGAACAAGAGATTTGGATGGGAAATCCACATGGACATACACAATTGTCTGTTGTTGCTCGTTTGTTGAATCTTAAGGCAGAACATCATTTTTCGGAAAGGTTGTATGATGAGTTATGTCAGTTTATATCAGAATTGATGCCAAGTGATAACAAAATGATCGATAACTTCTATGGTACTAAAAAGCTAATGCGGGGATTAGGCTTGCCAGTCGAGAAGATTGATTGTTGCAAAAATGGATGTATGCTTTATTGGCGTGAGGACAGTGAACTAATCAATTGCAAATTTTGCTCTCATCCTCGATTTAAGAGATCAAAACATCAACGTTCCAAGAAGAAAACTAATATTTCTTATAAGAAGATGTATTATTTTCCTTTAACTCCACGGCTacaaaggttgtatgcatcTAATGCAACAACAAAACATATGAGATGGCATTCAGAGCACGAAAGAGATGGTGTCATGCGTCATCCCTCAGACTCTCCTGCTTGGAAGCATTTTGATCAGACGTATCCACATTTTGCATCTGAAGTTAGAAATGTTAGATTGGGTTTGTCTACTGATGGGTTTCAACCATTTGGTCAATCAGGTCAACAATATTCCTCTTGGCCTGTGATAGTTACACCATATAATTTACCACCTTGGATGTGCATGAAGGATGAATACATGTTTTTATCTGTGATTGTACCTGGTCCAAAAAATCCAAAACAGAAAATTGATGTCTTTTTGCAACCCCTCATTGAAGAGTTGAAAGAATTATGGGAGGTGGGAGTCCAAACATATGATGtttcaagtaaaaataattttcaaatgcaAGTTGCATTGATGTGGACAATAAGTGATTTTCTAGCGTACTCAATGTTGTCGGGTTGGAGTACAGCAGGAAAATTAGCTTGCCCTTATTGCATGAAAGATTCTGATGCTTTTTCACTATCCAATGGTAGAAAAGTTTCATGGTTTGACAATCACAGAAAGTTCTTACCACCAGATCATCCATGGCGAAAAAACAAAAGGTGGTTCAAGAAAGGTCAAATAGTACAGAAGGTTGCATCTACTGAACAATCAGGTTTACAAATACTTAGGGAGATTGAGGATTTGGGACTCATGAAAGTGACAGAACTTTGTTCTGATAAGGTGAATGCAAGAATCTCAAAGAGTAGCTTATGTGGTTGGAAGAAaagaagtatattttgggaCTTGCCTTACTGGAAAACAAATCTTATTAGGCATAACCTTGATGTGATGCACatagaaaaaaatgtgtttGATAACATTTTTAACACCATCATGAATGTCAAGGGAAAAACAAAGGACAATGCCAAATCTAGAGAAGATTTAAAAGAACTTTGCAATCGTCCAGAGTTGCATCAGGATGAAACAACTAAAAAGTACCCGAAAGCTTGTTACATGTTAGATGATAATGCTAAAAAAGTGCTTTGTAAATAG